The DNA window CTTCTGCATATGTTTCAGGAACTCGATGAAATTCTGGTTATAATGGGTCCCATACTTCTGGTCAATGTCATAGGTGACGATGGAGAGACTGGATAGACAATCGAGTCCGGTGCACCGCTGATGGCAGGTCCCGACAAAATTGGCCATTTTTCTATTCACTTTTACACGGGCCACGAGGTCCTCGATGCTGGCGGGGGGAAGATTAAAACGGCTCACCGGCTCGTTCAAGAGGGGGCTCATGGTCACAAAGAGGTCCTTGTTCTCCTCTTTTGCAGCCATTTCATAGGTTGCCGCGGTTGCCTCTATGCCGGCCCGAAGGCGCGGGTTATCCACCACGTTCGTGATACGCTCTCCGAACATATATGCCGTCGGCTTGAGAGCCCGTATCGATTCGATATACTCTTCCTTTGTTTTAAGACCCATACTGCCTCCTCCTTATTGTAATAGAATGCGAAACGGGGATAATCTTCAGAACTCGGACCGCTCCTGTTCAGCCAGCATCTTTCTGACACTGGAGATGACCTGAACTTTCACATTGGTGATGTGGTTCTTCAGGATTGTCTGAGCCCGTTCGAGACTTCTCAACGCTATGGCGTCATAAATCTCCTGGTGAGCCTGGTCCGTGGACGTGAGCGATGCGACGGGAAAGTAATTGCCGCCGTATTTGAGGAACAACATTTCAAAGACGTTCTGCAGGATGCGAAGCTGGGTTGCCTTTCCCGACAGGGATGCCAGGGTCATGTGGAACTCCCGGTTCTTAAAAAGCCTTTCCTTGAGATAAAATTCCCGCTCCGCCGACAGGTGCGCTTCAAGCGCCGCTTTGAGCTCCGAAAGCCCTTTCTTATCGATATGCTGAATGACGGAGGCTACGAGGGACGGCTCGATCAGCTCCCGCAATTCGTACAGCTCCTCCATCTCTTTCAGGCTGAAGGGCGCCATGGAGTAGCCGCGGTTCGGCTCATGAAGCACGAATCCCTGCAGCTCGAGCCATTTCAGTGCCTGGATAATGGGGGTGGGGCTCAGTTGAAGACGTTCTGCGAGGTCCCGATAGGCGATCCTTTGGCCGGGTACAAGCTCTTTGCTGTACAGCATGCGCCGGATTCCCTGATAGGCGATCTGGCTGCTGTCCTCCTGAGGCTTAGCTTTGGTTTCAGTCTTTGTCTTTGCCATGATTGATTCTAATACAATTAAATTTAATTTGCAATTACATTTTTTAAATAATTATTATTTTTCTATAATAGCCGTAGTGACGCGCGGGCCGCTCCCCAAATGATTTCGCTTTCGCCCCTTTTTAGTCTCACCCTTTTGTAATGCCTGTCGAAATACTTCTGATTTACAATATAATTGTATATATGATTTTTTCGTTGACAACCCGGGTTGGCAATCATATAATTCTCTGGCTACGGGACTACAGGTTTGCGCAAAGGCCCAATAAATCTACCAAGGAACGGATATCATTATGAGACTTCATGAACATGAAGCGTTAGATATTTTCGAGGAGCTCGGCATACCGGTCCCGCGACGCGGCGTCGCCGGCACCATGCACGAGGCACTTCACCTTGCCGGAGAGATAGGAT is part of the Syntrophorhabdaceae bacterium genome and encodes:
- a CDS encoding GntR family transcriptional regulator is translated as MAKTKTETKAKPQEDSSQIAYQGIRRMLYSKELVPGQRIAYRDLAERLQLSPTPIIQALKWLELQGFVLHEPNRGYSMAPFSLKEMEELYELRELIEPSLVASVIQHIDKKGLSELKAALEAHLSAEREFYLKERLFKNREFHMTLASLSGKATQLRILQNVFEMLFLKYGGNYFPVASLTSTDQAHQEIYDAIALRSLERAQTILKNHITNVKVQVISSVRKMLAEQERSEF